CTCACCAACTGCTGACAGCGCAGATCAGGCTGGTTCAACcccctccagccaggcagcaggacCCACCAAGGGCGGAAGGGTCGCAGcccgctccagctgctgccttcccctgACAGCTACGGGGAAAACCCACGGGAAAATGCCATGGGGCCAGTGGTGCCCCGAGCTCGCGCCTACCGTCACCCGGCCATGTGACGGACGGCTCCAAGCTGGCGCCTATCACCGATCGGGGCTGAATCCAGCAGTTGGCTGATTTCTCCCCTTCCATCCCCAACGGACGCCCCAGCACGGCCAGGTGACGACCAGCTGCCCTCGGTGCGGCCGCTGTCACCTCGGTTTACGACAcgctccttcctttcttcccgCTCTGGCCGACCAAATGCCCGGCAGAGGTGGCAAGCGCTGGCCCGGGGACGCCGCTTCCCACCCAGCCTCTGCCGTTTGCTCTCCGGTGGGCCAAACGGGCGCAGGGAGGGTCCCTCGGCTTGGGCTTGGGTTGGGGCACGATTTTCGGTACTTTTTGGGCCATTTTCCCACCCGCCCCCCGTGTCCACACCGCCCAGCGCTCCCGCACCGGGGGTCTGGTCATCGGCCGGGCAGCGGATCCCACCCCGGGCAAAGCCCCGGGTGACCCAACCAAGCCACTCCAAGACTGGCGGGACCTGGTGGGGGGCTGCTTCTCCCCCCAAACCCAGCCCCACCCGTGGACCCCCGGAGCCTTTGCGCAAGCCCCGCTGCGTGGCTCCCGAGGGGCTCAAAGCCCCCCAGCCCGGTTTGCCCACGGGGAGACGAACCCGCGGGCTTCACAGGGAAATCCCCcgcggtgccccccacccccgcggggccgccggctgccggccgggctggggcgggggtctgcggggcgcggagccgcgggggggggcccggcccagccccgcacgCCTGGGCGGTGCTGCCccctgcccgcggcccccgcgcccggcccggccggcccgAGCCGAGCCGAACGGAGCCGAACGGAGCCCCGAGCCGAGCCGGGAGCGCCCCCCACCGCCCTCACCCCCCGAGGGGGGCGTGGCTTCCCGCagcgcccccgccccctccccgccgcggccttTCCAATGGGCGCGCGCTCGGCGGCGCCCCGCCCCTCCTGCGTCGCGTCACGGCCGTGCCATTGTTATGCAAATATAAGGGTGGGTAAAAGGCGAGGCGCGGGGCCGGCTGCGCTCCAGAGAGGCCCGGGCGCGGCGGCAGTGGCGgcaggagggcggcggggcccggggccgccagcggcagcagtggcagcagcagtggcagcagcgcCGCCAGtgccgccagcagcagcagcagcagtggcagcagtgccgccaggagcagcggcagcagcgccgCCAGCACCAGcgggcccagcagcagcagcagcggcaccagcaccgccggcagcagcaggcccagcagcaccagcaccgccggcagcagccggcccagcagcagcagccgccgcatGCCCCGGCGGGCGGAGGCGTCGCCGTCcatgcggggcggcggggcgtgAGGCGGCGGCATGAGCCAGAGCGAGGTGTCGGCGTGCTCGGCGCCGCCGCCCAGCCAGCGCGTCTTCCAGGAGGCGGTGCGGCGCGGCAACACCAAGGAGCTGCAGTCCCTGTTGCAGAACATGACGAACTGCGAGTTCAACGTCAACTCCTTCGGGCCCGAGGGGCAGACGGCGCTGCACCAGTCCGTCATCGACGGCAACCTGGAGCTGGTCAAGCTCCTGGTGAAGTTCGGCGCCGACATCCGCCTGGCCAACCGGGACGGCTGGAGCGCGCTGCACATCGCGGCCTTCGGCGGCCACCAGGACATCGTCCTCTACCTGATCACCAAGGCCAAATACTCCGCCGGCACCCGGTGATGGCTGGGGTCACGCTgacccccccagctctgctcccccggCCGCCAAAGCTGCTCCCACCCAGCGTGGGGTTTATTTGGCGAGGGTTCGGGGGCCCCACGCAGCACACACCACCGGTCGCCTGCTTTTACGTGTTattggtttggctttttgtttttttgtttatttttttttccttccgaGGGTTGTTTTCCTACTGtaatatgtttgggttttttgtttgttttgtttttttttttccatctaccTCGGCTGCACTCACAGTATTCACGGTTTCAGTTTGACATCTGGTCAGATGCTTTAAAGgccccccctgtcccctccccgctAATATTtaatcctccctccctgcccccctcgCTCTCTCCGACTGAAAGTATTCTGGCTCAGACACGAA
This genomic stretch from Opisthocomus hoazin isolate bOpiHoa1 chromosome 19, bOpiHoa1.hap1, whole genome shotgun sequence harbors:
- the NRARP gene encoding notch-regulated ankyrin repeat-containing protein — encoded protein: MSQSEVSACSAPPPSQRVFQEAVRRGNTKELQSLLQNMTNCEFNVNSFGPEGQTALHQSVIDGNLELVKLLVKFGADIRLANRDGWSALHIAAFGGHQDIVLYLITKAKYSAGTR